The Thermomonospora curvata DSM 43183 DNA segment AGACCATCGCGGTGCTGCTGTCGCTGTTCGCCCCCTACACCGCCGAGGAGGCCTGGGAGCTGCTGGGCCGCCAGGCCCCGGTCGCCAAGGCCGGCTGGCCGAGCGCCGACCCGGCCCTGCTGGTGGAGGAGGAGGTCACCTGCGTGGTCCAGGTCGCCGGCAAGGTCCGCGACCGGCTGCAGGTCTCCCCGTCCATCTCCGAGGAGGAACTGGAGCGCCTGGCGCTGGCCTCCGAGAAGGTCACCGCGGCGCTGGGCGGCGCCGGCATCCGCAAGGTCATCGTCCGCGCCCCCAAGATCGTCAACATCGTCCCGGCCTGACGACGGACGGCCTGGGCGCCGCCTTCGGGCGGCGCCCAGGCCGTCTGAGCGTGTTACGCCGGTGGTGCGGCCCGGCGGTCAGATCTTGCGCAGCACGGCCACCACCCGGCCCAGGATGGTCGCCTCGTCGCCGGGGATGGGGTCGTAGGCCTTGTTCTGCGGCATCAGCCAGATGTGGCCTTCCTTGCGCTTGAACGTCTTGACGGTGGCCTCCCCGTCGATCATCGCCGCGACGATGTCGCCGTTTTCGGCCACCGGCTGCTGGCGGACCACCACCCAGTCGCCGTCGGCGATGGCCGCCTCGATCATCGAGTCGCCGGAGACCTGCAGCAGGAAGTGGGTGCCCTCGCCGACCAGCTGCCGGGGCAGCGCGAACACATCCTCCACGCTCTCTTCGGCCAGGATGGGGCCGCCGGCCGCGATCCGGCCGACCAGCGGCACCATGGCCGCCTTCGGCGCCGCCTCGGCCCCCTCGGCGGACGCCGCCGTGCCGGCCGCCCGCACCGGGGCGCCCTCCGGCATCCGCACCTCCACCGCGCGCGGCCGGTTCGGGTCGCGCCGCAGGTAGCCCTTGCGC contains these protein-coding regions:
- the lexA gene encoding transcriptional repressor LexA — encoded protein: MSKVRQLPDGPMDDSGLTQRQRMVLEVIRDSVQRRGYPPSMREIGEAVGLTSTSSVSHQLRTLQRKGYLRRDPNRPRAVEVRMPEGAPVRAAGTAASAEGAEAAPKAAMVPLVGRIAAGGPILAEESVEDVFALPRQLVGEGTHFLLQVSGDSMIEAAIADGDWVVVRQQPVAENGDIVAAMIDGEATVKTFKRKEGHIWLMPQNKAYDPIPGDEATILGRVVAVLRKI